A region of Chloracidobacterium sp. DNA encodes the following proteins:
- the folK gene encoding 2-amino-4-hydroxy-6-hydroxymethyldihydropteridine diphosphokinase: protein MIQQPLVDTEYTTAYICLGSNLGDRAGNLALAIRALMEASFVVHKLSAIYETEPLEIESDTYFLNMVAEIRVKNVSATQMMARLLRIEYLLGRRDKSMKKPRTVDLDILFFGDQQMETELLTLPHPRLHLRKFVLCPLAEIAPNFVHPVLKKEIADILATCEDMSDVKRWNPNQ, encoded by the coding sequence ATTATTCAGCAGCCCCTTGTGGACACTGAATATACAACAGCATACATCTGTCTGGGATCGAATCTGGGTGATCGGGCGGGGAATCTTGCGCTTGCGATCAGGGCTTTGATGGAGGCGAGCTTTGTTGTTCATAAACTTTCTGCGATTTACGAAACCGAGCCGCTGGAGATCGAGAGCGATACATATTTTTTGAATATGGTCGCTGAGATCCGTGTGAAAAATGTCAGTGCAACGCAAATGATGGCGCGGCTTTTGCGGATCGAGTATCTGCTGGGACGCCGCGATAAGTCGATGAAAAAGCCGCGGACGGTCGACCTTGATATTCTCTTCTTTGGCGATCAACAAATGGAGACGGAGTTATTAACACTTCCTCATCCGCGGCTGCATCTTCGCAAATTTGTGCTTTGTCCGCTCGCCGAGATCGCTCCCAATTTTGTTCATCCTGTCCTTAAAAAAGAGATCGCGGATATTCTTGCCACATGCGAGGATATGAGTGACGTGAAACGGTGGAACCCAAATCAGTAG
- a CDS encoding EAL domain-containing protein produces the protein MMSKENKINLFLLLCSLCAIAAVGWAITGLSAERVDAGVITLAILTVFCSCYLRIQLPRVNLYLTISDGLIILIMLLYGGEIALIIAMIETGLASINLLRKGLAIKPRTIVGNVLIAAISVFAASKVVALIFGPTAIILQRGDFTSFVWLVALMSLSLFVVNSLLVAVLSALKNDRSFWEVWTDNCIDALIMYLTGGIVAGIIYKALEQVNIFLFAAVVVFFGIIYLTFRRFVEDVRRTVEKAKESERERAEEAEKHVGELRHYVAELERSGEALQESHENFRHAAYHDALTGLPNRNFFIDTLKDLLQVTRDNSESNFAVLFLDLKSFKTINDSLGHSLGDRLIKKVGKRLSSMVREDDMVGRFGGDKFGIILTDLLSKEEATGFADRLAKRLAEPYTLDGRQVFTSAKIGIAYGNSKYPEAEDILRDADIAMYYAKDNEENYVIFDQKMHIRAVTRLQLETDLRFAIERNEFELYYQPIISLDDASLTGFEALVRWNHPQRGLVPPNEFIPISESTGLIIPMTVQILHSACSQIVKWQEIAPAGKQLSIAVNLSGKHFGHPALVEQIKTVIAESGIAAGNLKLELTESAVMENAETAILMLKQIKETGVQISIDDFGTGYSSLSYLHRFPIDLLKVDRSFVSAMEENTENGEIVRTVIALAKALKLKVVAEGIESIHQFHQLRILGCEYGQGYLFSKPLQVAEIERLLADKTRWQNILPHTPDIPIVPSQNPDISHYRLSQ, from the coding sequence ATGATGTCCAAGGAAAATAAGATAAACCTTTTCCTACTGCTATGCTCGCTGTGTGCGATCGCCGCAGTGGGATGGGCAATTACCGGCCTTTCGGCTGAGCGAGTGGATGCCGGTGTTATCACGTTGGCAATTCTCACCGTGTTCTGCAGCTGCTATCTGCGAATACAGCTTCCGCGTGTAAATCTTTACCTGACGATCAGTGACGGGTTGATCATTTTGATAATGCTGCTGTACGGTGGCGAGATCGCGCTGATCATAGCGATGATCGAAACGGGATTGGCATCAATAAATCTCTTGCGCAAGGGACTTGCGATCAAACCCAGGACAATTGTAGGAAACGTTCTTATTGCAGCAATATCCGTCTTTGCGGCGTCTAAGGTAGTCGCTCTGATATTCGGGCCAACGGCAATCATTCTACAGCGTGGTGATTTCACGAGTTTTGTGTGGTTGGTCGCATTGATGTCCCTGTCTTTGTTCGTGGTCAATTCACTGCTGGTCGCCGTTTTGTCGGCTCTGAAAAATGATCGTTCTTTTTGGGAAGTATGGACCGACAATTGTATCGATGCCCTGATAATGTACCTCACGGGCGGCATCGTGGCCGGCATTATCTACAAGGCTCTTGAACAGGTCAATATATTTCTTTTCGCAGCGGTCGTCGTGTTCTTCGGAATTATATATCTTACCTTCCGGCGATTTGTTGAAGATGTCCGAAGGACCGTCGAGAAGGCAAAAGAATCAGAACGCGAGCGTGCTGAGGAGGCCGAGAAACATGTCGGCGAACTGCGGCACTACGTCGCCGAACTCGAACGCAGCGGTGAGGCTTTGCAGGAAAGCCATGAGAATTTTCGTCATGCAGCCTATCATGATGCGTTGACGGGGCTTCCGAATCGAAACTTTTTCATCGACACCCTTAAGGATCTTTTACAAGTTACACGTGACAACTCCGAAAGTAATTTCGCCGTGCTGTTCCTGGATCTAAAAAGTTTTAAGACGATAAACGACAGCCTTGGCCACTCTTTGGGAGATCGGCTTATCAAGAAAGTTGGAAAGCGTTTGTCAAGCATGGTTCGTGAGGACGACATGGTCGGCCGTTTCGGCGGTGATAAATTTGGCATTATACTTACCGACCTGCTCAGCAAAGAAGAAGCAACGGGTTTTGCCGATCGTCTGGCAAAACGACTCGCGGAGCCTTACACGCTCGACGGGCGGCAGGTTTTCACAAGTGCCAAGATCGGCATCGCTTACGGCAATTCGAAATATCCCGAAGCAGAAGATATTCTGCGTGATGCCGACATCGCGATGTACTATGCCAAAGATAACGAAGAAAATTACGTTATCTTTGACCAGAAAATGCACATCAGGGCGGTCACGCGTCTCCAGCTCGAAACAGACTTGCGGTTTGCCATTGAACGCAACGAATTTGAGCTTTACTACCAGCCGATAATCAGTCTTGATGATGCATCGCTCACGGGTTTTGAGGCGCTTGTTCGCTGGAATCATCCGCAGCGCGGTCTAGTTCCTCCAAACGAATTCATTCCTATAAGCGAAAGTACCGGTCTCATCATACCGATGACCGTTCAGATCCTGCATTCTGCATGCTCGCAAATTGTTAAGTGGCAGGAAATCGCACCTGCCGGGAAGCAATTGAGCATCGCTGTGAACCTGTCCGGAAAACATTTTGGCCACCCGGCGCTTGTTGAACAGATCAAGACAGTGATCGCCGAATCAGGAATCGCAGCAGGCAATTTGAAGCTCGAGCTCACCGAAAGCGCTGTCATGGAAAACGCAGAAACTGCGATTTTGATGCTAAAACAGATCAAAGAAACCGGCGTTCAGATCAGTATCGACGATTTTGGAACTGGCTACTCGAGCCTTAGCTATCTGCACCGTTTTCCGATAGATCTCCTTAAGGTCGACCGCTCGTTCGTAAGCGCGATGGAAGAGAATACCGAAAACGGCGAGATCGTCCGAACTGTTATCGCCCTCGCAAAAGCACTAAAATTAAAAGTCGTCGCCGAAGGTATCGAGAGCATTCACCAATTTCATCAACTGCGCATTCTCGGCTGCGAATACGGCCAAGGCTATCTATTCTCGAAACCACTGCAGGTCGCCGAAATAGAACGTCTTCTTGCCGATAAAACCCGCTGGCAAAATATACTTCCGCACACACCAGATATACCTATCGTGCCTTCGCAGAATCCAGATATCTCGCACTACAGGCTTTCTCAATAA
- a CDS encoding S8 family serine peptidase, whose translation MKNEQRSKVMTSLVAAALLFPTLAFGQQTVQTESAKTTAVETMTSSYADYLTEISAGYHTGNSYLLESQAIARILTSNTSKNPVLIDNQGYARDMVLQNVAARLAENTNGKKLFRINWNTLFSSGKSQAEIDLAINGIIKYVESSKDKSVIYLDDIASFSSETPVLGAHVAGILYNALSQGRIQILSSSDGNSYDRQIAGDSRLNSRFQRIDIIKDSTDGFVGDKLSPDLRAMVSAGENKTVKVILQSDDINNPELLAVLKRNGVLIGDRAASLNMLIIDLPVRVAEEVASVQSAKHLSLDKEVEVLGHIETTTGVSQVRTQTNTIINALGLAINTTYQLDGTGVGVAVLDSGVYEQHHMFMESVGNDRVIKSANFAGSLSELNNDPYGHGSHVAGIVAGGSGRSNEFGSYRNMAPNTKIINVRVLDERGLGTTAGLIQGIDWIYANRSALNIKVVNMSLGTPAIESYRNDPLCRAARKLVDAGLVVVAAAGNNGKNEAGEKMYGAIHSPGNEPSVITVGATNTFQTDSRSDDAVTSFSSRGPTRSYFTDSDGNKKYDHLMKPDIIAPGNKIVSAVGKNCEILRSHPEMKVFGNGGDDTTLMQMSGTSMSAPVVSGAAALLFQINPKLTPNMVKMLLEYTAQQIGGFNVLEQGAGEVNVEGAVRIAKLIRQDLGSSPALGTNLLTTNTIPTHVSSIAGTRFQWSGGILPNYGVLTGTNLITKYQGIYGQGILVGDGILVGDGILVGDGILVGDGILVGDGILVGDGSILGDGVAPNGFQVLARGTSLGGSNLLFGNGSQMTDYSVFANGILVSDGILVGDGILVGDGILVGDSGNGD comes from the coding sequence ATGAAAAACGAACAACGCAGTAAAGTGATGACATCGCTCGTGGCAGCGGCATTACTTTTCCCCACGTTGGCATTCGGTCAGCAAACGGTACAGACCGAGTCGGCTAAGACGACGGCCGTCGAAACAATGACGTCATCGTACGCTGATTATCTAACAGAGATTTCCGCCGGATATCATACTGGAAACAGCTATTTGTTGGAGTCGCAGGCTATCGCACGGATACTCACATCTAATACGTCGAAGAATCCTGTCCTGATCGATAATCAGGGCTATGCACGCGATATGGTGCTGCAAAATGTAGCGGCACGCTTGGCAGAAAATACGAATGGTAAAAAGCTGTTCCGCATCAACTGGAATACTTTGTTCTCGTCCGGCAAGAGTCAGGCAGAGATCGATCTCGCAATTAACGGTATTATCAAATATGTAGAATCCTCGAAAGACAAATCAGTTATATATCTTGACGACATAGCAAGTTTTTCATCCGAAACCCCTGTTCTTGGCGCGCACGTTGCGGGAATTCTCTACAACGCTCTTTCGCAGGGCAGGATCCAAATCCTCAGTTCATCCGACGGGAATAGCTACGATCGGCAGATCGCCGGCGACAGCCGTTTGAACTCACGTTTTCAACGCATCGATATCATTAAAGACAGCACCGACGGTTTTGTTGGTGACAAGCTTTCACCTGATCTACGTGCGATGGTTTCCGCAGGCGAAAACAAAACAGTCAAGGTCATTCTACAGTCGGATGACATTAACAATCCCGAGCTTCTTGCCGTCCTCAAACGCAACGGCGTCTTGATCGGCGACAGAGCGGCCTCGCTGAATATGCTCATCATCGACCTTCCTGTTCGTGTTGCAGAGGAAGTAGCGAGTGTGCAATCGGCCAAACATCTATCGCTCGACAAAGAGGTCGAGGTTCTGGGGCATATCGAGACCACTACGGGCGTTTCACAGGTACGCACGCAGACAAATACGATAATTAATGCGTTGGGACTTGCTATCAATACGACCTACCAGCTTGACGGCACTGGTGTTGGTGTCGCAGTTCTTGATTCAGGAGTTTATGAGCAGCACCATATGTTCATGGAATCGGTCGGCAACGATCGCGTTATCAAAAGTGCGAACTTCGCCGGCAGCCTAAGTGAATTAAACAATGATCCTTACGGCCATGGATCGCACGTTGCCGGTATCGTTGCCGGAGGTAGCGGCCGCAGCAATGAATTCGGTTCTTACCGCAATATGGCGCCAAACACGAAGATCATCAATGTTCGTGTGCTCGATGAGCGTGGTTTGGGAACAACCGCAGGACTCATACAAGGAATTGACTGGATCTATGCAAACCGAAGCGCCTTAAACATTAAAGTAGTTAATATGAGTCTTGGAACGCCGGCGATCGAATCGTATAGAAATGATCCGCTTTGCCGTGCAGCCCGCAAGCTGGTTGACGCGGGACTTGTGGTTGTTGCCGCGGCCGGCAACAACGGAAAAAATGAAGCCGGTGAGAAAATGTACGGAGCGATTCACTCGCCTGGCAATGAGCCTTCGGTTATTACAGTCGGAGCTACCAATACATTTCAAACGGACTCACGCAGCGATGATGCCGTTACGTCATTCAGCTCGCGCGGGCCGACCCGTTCGTACTTCACTGATTCGGATGGCAATAAAAAGTATGACCATCTGATGAAGCCGGATATCATCGCTCCGGGTAATAAGATCGTATCTGCAGTCGGGAAAAACTGCGAGATACTTCGCAGTCATCCGGAGATGAAAGTTTTTGGAAATGGGGGGGATGACACCACACTAATGCAGATGTCAGGAACCTCAATGTCGGCTCCGGTAGTCTCCGGAGCGGCGGCCCTGCTGTTTCAGATCAATCCAAAGCTAACGCCAAATATGGTGAAGATGCTTCTCGAATATACTGCTCAGCAGATCGGTGGATTTAACGTACTCGAACAGGGAGCAGGCGAAGTCAATGTTGAAGGAGCAGTAAGAATTGCTAAGCTGATCCGTCAAGACCTTGGCAGTTCACCGGCATTAGGCACAAATCTGCTTACGACAAATACGATCCCAACTCATGTTTCGTCGATCGCAGGAACGCGGTTCCAATGGTCAGGCGGCATCCTGCCGAACTATGGAGTGTTGACAGGCACGAATCTGATCACGAAGTATCAGGGCATTTATGGACAGGGAATTCTGGTCGGCGACGGCATACTTGTTGGTGACGGGATACTCGTTGGCGACGGAATTCTAGTCGGTGACGGGATACTCGTTGGCGACGGCATCTTGGTTGGCGACGGATCGATACTCGGTGATGGAGTTGCTCCAAACGGGTTTCAGGTGCTTGCACGCGGAACATCGCTCGGCGGATCGAACCTTCTATTTGGTAATGGCTCACAGATGACTGACTACTCGGTCTTTGCTAACGGTATTCTGGTCAGCGACGGCATTTTAGTTGGCGACGGCATATTGGTCGGCGATGGAATACTGGTGGGTGATAGTGGTAACGGTGACTGA